Part of the Paludisphaera borealis genome, AGGCGTTCGCGATGTTGATCGCATACGATCCGGCGGGAACCGGCGACGTCATGAGGAACGTCGGGGGCGAGTCGGCGAGTTTCTGGGCGATCACGAACCAGCGGCCGGCGTTCGGATTCGCTGCGTCCACGATCGAGACGACCATACCGGGCTTGCCCGGTGTCTGCCCTCTGTAAGGGACCGTCGACGACGGCGTGGGAAGCGTGATCACCCAGCCGTTGTCCAGAACGCTGCCGATCGGTCCCTCATAGGCGACTTGGTAGCCTTCGGTCAGGACGACCTCTTGCGAGTTGCCTCCGTCGGCCTGCCCATTGACGACGGTTTCGCCCCCCGTGAACTGATTGCCGCTCACGACGTTGTGATACGCGACATCGCCGACGCCGTTGAGGCCGAAATTGACTAATCGATGTATCAGGCCATTCGATTCCGGGTGCGCCGGATCCGTCACCACCTGCGACACAATATTGCCCACGAAATTGACGTCGTGCGGCTTTTGCACACCGACGAATCCTTGGCTCAACGTATGCGGTTGGGCGCCGTCGCTCTTATTGTCCCTGATCTCCCACGGGCCGCCTTGGAGCTCTATAGGTCCGCCCCTGAAAGTGCAGTTCATGATCGACCCGCTCGATTGCTCGTAACCCGCATAATTCGCGACACGCAACAGACTGACGGCCGATTGGAGCGAGGAGCCTGGCGAAACGGCCGGCGGGCCGGCGATGTTAACGCGCGACAGATTCAGGAAAACCGGGTTCCCGTTTTTCCCCGGACCGGTCGTCAGATCAATGACGGCTTCAGCACCGGTCCAAGCGGTGCTTGAAGCGGTGTCGAATGTGATGTTGAGATCGTCGAAGTCGACGGCCAGGTCCTGGTTCCAGACCATGGGATGCAGATTGGAGGGGTCGGAGTTTATGACGATCGCCCCACGCGTGTTGGTCCATGACGCCTGAAACTTCAGCGTGGCGTTCCTTCCGATGATGTGTACGGGGTGGTTGATCTTGAGCGGTTGCGTCAGGATGATGGTCGCGTTGGGGGGCAATCTGATCGTGTCGTGGGGTGTGGCTCCCGACTGCCAGTTCAGAGCTGCGGAGAGATCACTCGCAGTTGTTACGTCCCAGGGGCTGGCCTCGTTGTTGAAGAAGCTGTAGTCGAGTTTCGCTGCCAGTAGGCTGTGGTCCCACGGCCCGCCTGCAAACCTTGTGACGTACTTTTTCGTGTCACCGGTGAAAGTCAAGGTCATTGCCATGTCGGTGGCCACGTCGACGCCCGGCGCGCACTTCGTCTCATCCCGCACGGGAGGAAAGTAAACGTCCGCAGTTGTGTTGTCTACGGATTGCAAGAACGCGACAGGATGATTCGCATCTGCAACCGCAGGATCTTCTTTTAGCCAGAAATTGCCGGCTTGATTGCTGATCGTTATCGTGTCGATCTTCTTGCTTAGTCCGGTGACCCTTAGATGAACCCACCCAAGCAAGCCGGAGTTACTGTTATCCTGGCCGCTGCGTGCGAACTGCGACCAGGAGACCTGGAACGCGTTGTCCACAACTGTAAGTGGAGTCGCCGCCGTGGTGTAGGAGAGGGGAGGATTGGCGAGGGACAGGGGTCCGCTTGCAGTAGAAGCCGTGTAGGGGTCGTAATGGGCACCAGATGAGCCGGCCTTGTAAAAATAAGTGACCGTCACCGAGAGCTGATCGGTGAGCGTGGGTTGAAAGGTCGTCAACGCTCCGGTGGACGCGCCCAGGCTTTGCGGGGATCCGCCGCCGCTCGACGCGCTGGCGACGACGGGGTTCAAGTAGAGGTCGCCCTGACCCCGATCGGGCTGGGTGAAGAAGAATTCGGCGTGCGACCATCCGGTTTGTTGATTCATCGCGTCGTCCCATCCATTGGACACCGCGTTGTTGTACTCCCACTTGAAGATCGTCTGCCCCTGGCTGCCAGGAGGTCCCGTGACTACGATCGACTGGATGATGTCTGCACCCGACGCCGTCAGCAAGCCGCTGAGATGCAAGCGGACGTCCGCGACCCCGTCGGGGCCGACGGACGAGTTCGGACCGACGAGGTCCACGAGGCTGGTCCCTTGCCCCATCCACTGGACGCTCAGCGCCAGGAGCCGACGCGCTTCCAGTTGACATAGGGACGGGACCTGCATTCGAAGTCGTCGTCTATGAGATCCCCGTCGCCGATTCCTGGATGCGCTCATCTATGTGGAGTCCTGGTGTCCGAGCGATCCTCGCTCAGCAGTTCGTCCCCTTCGTCCATCAGGGAGCGTGGCGTGATGCCCAAGCGTGTGTAGTCTTCGATGCGTGTCTCAATTGAGCCGGTCGAGCAAGGCTAACGAGTCACGCCCGTCGGATGCAAGGGGCACCTGAAAAAGCGCTAAGCCTCGCCCCGGGGCGATCGTCGGCGCAACCACTCTGGAAGAGGGGTTGTTACGACGGCGATTCACGAGGCTCTCGCTCCCACCGAAACATGCTTGGATCGTATTGACACCCGTCTGAACTTCGCTTAATTTTCAAAGCTCGCACGGGCCGACCTCGGTTTGGACGCCGAGGCCTGAGACGACAGAAGCACAGGGAAGGGACCATCATGCTCACGCGATCGATGCGGAAAACTCCCGGAATCAGTCTCGGTCGGACCATCCTTTTAGTCGCGAGGCAGGCATTGGCCATTGGGGTTTGCGTCGTGGCCGCGGGGCGGGCGGGGGCGTCGCCTTACATCGTCACGGATCTCGGCCGCGTTTCCGATATGCAGCAGAATGGGCAGAGCTTCGACAACACGAAGACAGGCGTCTCCTACGCCTTCCCCAACACGTTGAGGAACTTGACCGACGCGGAGATGGCGAATCTGCCGACATACTCGGCGACCATGAGACAGCCTCCCCCTCCCAATTGGGATAACTCCCCAAGTACAAAAATCGTCACGATGAACGCGTGGAGGATAAACGACTCGGGGACGGTCATCGGCACCCTCGATAAGGTAGTCGATCGCTTCGGCAACCCAGTTAACAGCGATGTCGGGTATACCGTGAGGTCGCCTGACGGCACCTATTCGCCGTTCGTGACGCTGTCCGCCTACCCCGCTTCCGCGTCCGCCCACTACTACCTGAGCCAAGCGAATCAGATCCTCATCACCGACCCAACAGCGACCCGTCTTGTGGACCTGAACACCGGCAGATCGACTTCGATCGATCAATTGATTCCACAACAGCTCCTCCAGAACTATCCGGGAATTCCTTTCGTCCAGGGCATTGACGACCGGGGAGACATCGTTATTTATGCCGACAACCAATATACCGGGTCGGAAGCTTTCATGCTGACGCCGCCGGGCCTGGACCCGCCCCCGGTGCCGGAGCCGTCGACGCTGCTGATCTTCGCCGCAGCCGGCGCGCTGGTCGTCCGCACCGCCCGCCGTCGAAGGCTCGCCTAGCTAACGAGAGGATTCGTGAACGGATGCTCGCGCTTTGGCTGCTGCACAACGGAGACACCCGACGAAGGGCGGCCGAAATCGTCGGGGTGGGTCGGGCCACCGTCCAGCGTTATGTGGCCGCGTACCGCGACGGGGGGTTGGACGGCCTGCGACGATGGGACCCCAATCGCCCCGAGAGCGAGATGGCCGGCTATCGCGAGTTGATCCACGAGTCCCTCGAGAACCAACCCGTCCGCACCGTGGCCGAGGCGTGCGACCGGATCTTTCAACTGACCGGGCTGCGACGCGGTCCCAGCCAGGTGCGGAAGTTCCTCAAGGATCTGGGCCTGAAGTTCCAGCGGGTCCGCATGATCCCGGTTCCGCCCAAAAAAACTTGGCCGAGCACGTCGCGATCCAGGCCGAGTTTCTCGAAGCCGACTTGAAGCCCCGCCTGAACGCCGCCGGGGCGGGGCGGGGTCATGTGTTCTTCGTCGACGCGGCCCATTTCGTGTTCGGCACGTTCTTGTGCTGCCTGTGGTCGTTCACGCGGATCTTCGTCCGCGCGGCTTCGGGTCGTCAGCGATTCAACGTGCTGGGGGCGTGGAACGCAACGACGCGCGAGTTGATCGCCGTGACCAACACCACGGTCGTCAACACCGAGACGATGTGCGAACTGGTGCGAAAGATCACCGCGTTGGGACTGGCCGGACCAATCACGCTGGTGCTCGACAACGCCCGCTATCAGCGCAACGCCGCCGTGCAGGCGTTGGCGGAGGAGTTGGAGATCACGCTCCTGTTCCTGCCGTCGTATTCGCCGAACCTGAATCTCATCGAGCGTCTGTGGAAGTTCATCAAACGCCGTGCGCTCTACGGCCGCTACCATCCGACGTTCGCCGATTTTCAAGCCGCCATCCGGGAGACCCTCGACGGCCTTCCGACCACCCACGCCGAGCCACTGAAGACCCTAATGACGCTCAACTTCCAGCAATTTGAAGATGTCTCGCTTATGGCCGCGTAAAGTATAGTGGGTGCATGGCCCCGCCTGCCCGCCGCGATCCGCTCCGGCATGCTGGCGATCGCCCGCGAATGCAAGCAGTAGTCCGCCTCACAGGGCGCGGCCCTTCGCATCCGCTCTCGATAGGCGCTACCAGGGCGACCCGGCGGGGAGCTGCGCCCTACGTGTCCGATGCGTTACATGCGCCCTATGCCCGCTATGCGTCGCTCGCGCTTGGCCGAATACTAACAGAGTTGGGGTGCAGCGAACCTCGAAGCATCGGACACGAAGCGTGCGGTATGAATTGACTGATCCGTCCACCATAACCGCCGCGTCATATTACACGGAATACAGCGACAAGGCGATTTGCGAAGCATAAGGTGACAAGGCGACCTTGTCTCTCGCTGACGAACTCGTAGCCGACCCGCATCTCGACGTGGGGAGCGCAGCCTCTGCCACGCCCGTCTTCTTTCTAGCCGTCGACCGCGGCGCAACCATGATCCACGTCGTCGTGGAACACGCAGGGATTAGTCTATTGTGAGGCGAGTGGTCCGAACTTCGACCTCCATGCCCTACGATCCCTGTTCGCAACGCATTTTGACGCTGTGGGGATCGCCCCTACAGCGAGCAGCACCTCTTTTGACGCTGTGGGGATCACCCCTACAGCGAGCAGCACCTCATGAGACATAGCACGTTGGACAACAGCCAGCACTGGAGCCTCGACTTCGTGATACACGAAAACCTGTGCCGAGCCTGCCGCCGAGCTATGAACCTGATCCGCAAGGAAGCCTCCAAAACTGCCCGCTTCGAGATCAAGAGCCGCACCGCCGGTTGGACCGATCAGCTCATGCTCCAAATCCTTACCGCGGGCTAAACTCGAAGTAGGATTACCCGCCCTGGAGTTCTGCGTAGGATCGCTTGCGTTCACCCCTTGTTTGGTTGTCACTGTTCGCGGATGATGCCGTTAGTGCTTGTGCTTGACGATGATGTGAAGGGCGAAGCATAACGATGAATCTGTCATGCCGACATTGGGCTGACGCGATCGGGCGGGCGACCTTCTCGGACTTACACGCCCATCGGGTCGTTTACCTCGCAATCGACAAAGAGGCGATCGGCAGGATCGGCAGGGAGTTCGATCTCGAGCCCGAAGCTTCCTATGAATCCTTCCGGGCCGCGGTGATCAGCGAGGTCCAATACGGCT contains:
- a CDS encoding IS630 family transposase; this encodes MAEHVAIQAEFLEADLKPRLNAAGAGRGHVFFVDAAHFVFGTFLCCLWSFTRIFVRAASGRQRFNVLGAWNATTRELIAVTNTTVVNTETMCELVRKITALGLAGPITLVLDNARYQRNAAVQALAEELEITLLFLPSYSPNLNLIERLWKFIKRRALYGRYHPTFADFQAAIRETLDGLPTTHAEPLKTLMTLNFQQFEDVSLMAA
- a CDS encoding helix-turn-helix domain-containing protein, with amino-acid sequence MRERMLALWLLHNGDTRRRAAEIVGVGRATVQRYVAAYRDGGLDGLRRWDPNRPESEMAGYRELIHESLENQPVRTVAEACDRIFQLTGLRRGPSQVRKFLKDLGLKFQRVRMIPVPPKKTWPSTSRSRPSFSKPT
- a CDS encoding PEP-CTERM sorting domain-containing protein; the encoded protein is MLTRSMRKTPGISLGRTILLVARQALAIGVCVVAAGRAGASPYIVTDLGRVSDMQQNGQSFDNTKTGVSYAFPNTLRNLTDAEMANLPTYSATMRQPPPPNWDNSPSTKIVTMNAWRINDSGTVIGTLDKVVDRFGNPVNSDVGYTVRSPDGTYSPFVTLSAYPASASAHYYLSQANQILITDPTATRLVDLNTGRSTSIDQLIPQQLLQNYPGIPFVQGIDDRGDIVIYADNQYTGSEAFMLTPPGLDPPPVPEPSTLLIFAAAGALVVRTARRRRLA